DNA from Candidatus Sulfotelmatobacter sp.:
CTTGAGCTTGCGCCCCTCGCTCGCCAGATGATCGATCAGTGCGCACAGCTCCTCGAGCGCGGCCGGGTCGCCGCTGCCGGGATCGAGCAGTGCGACTTCCTTCTCGCCGATCAGATAGGCGTTGGTGTGGGTGGCCGGCGGCAACGGCCGCGTGGGCATGGCGTGGAGCACGATGCCCCACGACAGCTCGATCCGCCGCACCGGCTGGCGCGAACGCTCGGGGGCGGCGACCAGTTTCTCGGACAGGCGCTCGTCGCCTTCGGCGAGCGCGATCAGCGTCCAGAGGATCGGCGCCGCGAATACTTCTTCGCCGTGGCGGAAGCGATCGAGTCCATCCAGAGGCCGCACCCACTCGCCACTCGAGAGCTCACCGGGACGCACGTTGGGCTCTTGGCCGCTGGGCAGGTGCGCGAGGAAGAAGCAGGTATCGAAGCGGGCGCTCGCGAACGGCGGCGTGGTCCAGCGGCCGGCGGGCGAGAGTGCGCCGGCGTGGAACTTCCAGCCGCGCCGGCGGGCGAGTTCCGGAAAGGTGACACGCCCATCGAGCAGCTCGGTGCGATCGATCTCGAGATGCAAGAATTCGTCAGAACCCAGGGCACCGCCGGATTCGAGTCCGAGCAGGACGCCGGTCTCTTCGAACGCCTCGCGGATCGCGCAGGCGCGCGCCGCGCGGTCGAAGTCGCTCTCGGCGCCCGAAAGCGTGAGTTCGAGATCCTGCGCGTCCACCTTGCCGCCCGGAAATGCGCGGAAGCCGGGCATGTAGGGCACCGCGTCGCCGCGCAGCACCCAGAACACTTCGAGCGAAGCGCCTTCGCCGCGAATCAACACCACGGCGGCGGAGTCGCGAAACTTCGGGCGAGCGGCGTTCATGGAGGCGGCGAACTATAGCCGCTCGCGCCTCAGGCTGCCGCCGCCGGCCCCTCTCCGGCGCCCTCGCCATCCCGCCGCAGCGGCGAGACCGGCGCGCCCACGCCCTTTTCCAGGCGCTCGTGGAGCGAGGCCGGGTCCACGGTCAGCTCGCCGTCGCGCATCAGCTGGCGGAAATCGATCTCGCCGTGGCGGCGCAACACGTGCTCCGCGTGATTGGCGACGTAGAGCAGCTCGCCGAGCATGTCCAGCTCGACCGGCGGCGGCGTTCGCTGGTGATTGCCGACGGCGGTCGCCGCCTCCTCGCCCAGCTTCCAGCGCAAGAGCGCAATGCCTCCGATCGGCTCGTGCAGGCGATCGATCATCCCCTGCAGGGTCGCCGGCGGCACTTTCGCCTCACGATTCTGCTTCTTTCGCAGCTGCGAAAGATGATCGAGGATCACGAGCTTGCCGACGTCGTGCAACAGCCCGAGCGTGAACGCCGACTCGGGCTCGGCCATGAACGCCAGCGCCAGCTCACGAGCGATCGGCGCGGTGCGCGTCATGTGTCCCCAGTAGTCGTCGAGCATCCTCTGATAGGCGTTACCGGGCTTGCAGAGCATGGTCTCGACCAGGCTCGCCGTGACCACCGACTCGACGCCTCGCGCGCCGATCCGCTGCACGGCCTGCCGGATCGAGCTGCATGGCTCGCTGCCCACCCGATAGAAGGCCGCGTTCGCGCGCGCGAGCAACGCCTGGGTGAGCGCCGGGTCGCGCTCGAACAGCCGCACCACTT
Protein-coding regions in this window:
- a CDS encoding MBL fold metallo-hydrolase; this translates as MNAARPKFRDSAAVVLIRGEGASLEVFWVLRGDAVPYMPGFRAFPGGKVDAQDLELTLSGAESDFDRAARACAIREAFEETGVLLGLESGGALGSDEFLHLEIDRTELLDGRVTFPELARRRGWKFHAGALSPAGRWTTPPFASARFDTCFFLAHLPSGQEPNVRPGELSSGEWVRPLDGLDRFRHGEEVFAAPILWTLIALAEGDERLSEKLVAAPERSRQPVRRIELSWGIVLHAMPTRPLPPATHTNAYLIGEKEVALLDPGSGDPAALEELCALIDHLASEGRKLKLIVLSHHHPDHVGGVDAVRARYRVPVAAHPECGKHVRLDVALADGEKIPLAPGLRSWDLRVVHTPGHTRDHVCLFHEPSGSLFCGDHVAGSGTVVIDPPDGDMRAYLDSLDELVALSPKILYPAHGSPQGGAERRLRALMSHRMEREKKVVAALSDSPQTLADLLPAVYADTPRDLWKFAERSMLAHLLKLEADGRARREGERWRSA
- a CDS encoding HDOD domain-containing protein, which translates into the protein MPSLSPREELAAKALHRMLAGRVHALLEHASPETRASDAPAIMKSLLAADETVIRQPPAAAQEALAMARNPNCSTEQVVRLFERDPALTQALLARANAAFYRVGSEPCSSIRQAVQRIGARGVESVVTASLVETMLCKPGNAYQRMLDDYWGHMTRTAPIARELALAFMAEPESAFTLGLLHDVGKLVILDHLSQLRKKQNREAKVPPATLQGMIDRLHEPIGGIALLRWKLGEEAATAVGNHQRTPPPVELDMLGELLYVANHAEHVLRRHGEIDFRQLMRDGELTVDPASLHERLEKGVGAPVSPLRRDGEGAGEGPAAAA